The Vespula vulgaris chromosome 2, iyVesVulg1.1, whole genome shotgun sequence genome has a segment encoding these proteins:
- the LOC127061504 gene encoding insulin receptor substrate 1 isoform X1 produces MSSGNRGLVSPSGGPIVCCGHLKKLKTLKKKYFILRGEAPGYPACLEYYDSKKKFESKQSPKRSILLHSCFNINKRVDTKHKHVIALYTKDECFCLILDNEKELNEWLKAMLLLQSGDVPDGEQPRPTFEHVWQVTMQKKGLGERKNINGPYRLCLTDRTLSLVKIGAQGNSDSIEFSLICIRRCGYMERIFYMEVGRSAVTGGGEFWMEAEDNNIAHNMHAAILNAMSNSNTCKDEVGPRQRMRSSSANEASKPISVLQRRHTGQKLHSFSPLEEQRTCKEQVDPLQEQTTTASAPAQCSQSQSTSSNTFTAVAGTGAGTAGIASINVNCATATRRRHSVASHPHSVNNSQSAHVTTSTTTTTTTITITTTATATTTTTTAIISHQRTLSLPLAAVIINQTQSSKRSVLRCTTGRDRCDSLPSRARTTSECHPGTVVLSHPRSSHFISHVPRPHSMYGRGLSYSPPVSSMPISPASGACSTDSAGSSLSMEDGGENILEEGTGSRYGHSLTPDEPVILEENGDDYAPWSTTHSHHKYSSNFKSHSPSQQSSYVEMYSPCGSSPGRSAAYMPMSPATTAHSHSRASSLVEETNVLPDGYVPMARVGDDGYVDMDPSTSHNGHFPDDMSQHGGSSCSVTSGTPSTDLRFSEYHLDKVTSFLAPGEDLQARPTRAYSVGSRPEPTNKHRKNRLDITQQEASRVRAFSVGSRSKRPELCRLANIVTTPLPSSSDNSNSNKSNSAPLLSSSWGHNSGCSGASERMEDLMELDFTRQSVPATLSSPPSSYSQSQSQSQSYSTATTDTSSYVDMSPGQPPTSTTASYVDMSGLNKINRNNNNNSITANQNHSHIHVSSSASTHKPVITTLKPVEEAEGLYMKMDGNMEDWSLSGASPKQIPSPMQEDCIQTNGPPGGARTAPVDLPQPRRPPEGYVEMSFKARPSLEQDYINISMGMIGRNNRRVRVNSRKEKSRSQPIAIQAGSKPSKTPSFLPLNGSPTSESLASTPASPPRATPTGSSATIFPFSLNSPQSPIKPFTQKPDDSSRMDMNDSKNNDYDTTIDNTMKKVNNVNTVSMADTNNSLSKIINDEPPSPSTDPTRIISNSLSSQECSLSSLTKKFADLTVSKPRLVTASPNTSPTLSSFKTAVLQQKSSSPKFIDETPIQTPTSTPTPTPSPLDNEGYEKLQPGATVLHYASLDLPELANVAPVSPASVQEGFSYAEIDFTKLKQN; encoded by the exons ATGTCTTCGGGCAACAGAGGTTTGGTCTCCCCCTCAGGTGGGCCAATTGTATGCTGCGGACATTTGAAAAAGCTGAAAACCTTGAAGAAGAAGTATTTTATCTTGAGGGGCGAGGCACCGGGATATCCCGCTTGTTTGGAATATTATGACAGCAAGAAGAAGTTCGAAAGCAAGCAGTCGCCTAAACGCAGCATCCTGCTGCACAGCTGCTTCAATATCAACAAGCGCGTCGACACGAAGCACAAGCACGTCATAGCGTTGTACACGAAGGACGAATGCTTTTGTTTGATTCTCGACAACGAAAAGGAACTGAATGAGTGGTTAAAAGCAATGCTGCTCCTCCAGAGCGGCGATGTTCCCGACGGAGAACAGCCTCGCCCCACGTTCg AACATGTGTGGCAAGTTACTATGCAGAAGAAAGGACTtggagaacgaaaaaatatcaatggaCCGTATAGGTTATGTCTCACAGATCGCACTCTAAGTCTAGTAAAAATTGGAGCCCAAGGCAACTCCGATTCCATTGAATTCTCT TTAATCTGCATCAGGCGGTGCGGTTATATGGAACGCATCTTTTATATGGAAGTTGGTCGATCCGCAGTGACGGGAGGTGGTGAATTTTGGATGGAAGCTGAAGATAATAACATTGCGCACAATATGCATGCTGCAATATTAAATGCAATGAGTAATTCCAATACCTGTAAAGACGAGGTTGGGCCTCGTCAAAGGATGCGTAGTTCCTCTGCAAACGAAGCTAGTAAACCCATCTCTGTGCTTCAACGACGGCATACAGGGCAAAAACTTCATAGCTTCTCGCCTCTAG AGGAACAAAGGACGTGCAAGGAACAGGTGGATCCGTTGCAGGAACAGACCACTACTGCCTCTGCCCCCGCACAGTGTAGTCAATCTCAGAGTACTTCTTCCAATACATTCACGG CCGTTGCCGGTACCGGGGCTGGGACTGCTGGGATTGCCTCGATTAATGTCAACTGTGCCACTGCTACTAGACGTCGTCATTCGGTAGCAAGTCATCCCCATTCCGTCAATAATTCCCAATCCGCTCATGTCACAACAAGTACAACTACTACAACGACAACCATCACCATTACAACGACCGCCACCGCAACCACTACAACCACAACCGCAATAATATCCCATCAGAGAACCCTGTCGCTGCCCTTAGCTGCTGTTATTATCAATCAAACGCAATCATCCAAAAGATCTGTTTTACGCT GTACCACCGGACGTGACAGATGCGACAGTTTGCCATCAAGAGCTCGGACAACGAGCGAATGTCATCCAGGCACGGTTGTTTTGAGTCATCCTAGAAGTTCTCATTTCATATCTCACGTACCAAGACCTCACTCTATGTATGGACGAGGTCTATCTTATTCTCCGCCAGTTTCTTCGATGCCGATCAGTCCAGCCTCAGGAGCATGCTCGACCGATTCAGCTgggtcttctctttctatggaGGATGGTGGTGAAAATATCTTAGAAGAAGGTACCGGTTCGAGATACGGTCATTCTTTGACTCCTGACGAGCCGGTTATTTTAGAAGAGAATGGTGACGATTATGCTCCGTGGTCTACGACGCATTCGCACCATAAATACTCGTCAAACTTTAAATCTCATTCTCCATCACAG CAGAGTTCCTATGTAGAAATGTATAGTCCTTGTGGTTCGAGTCCTGGACGTAGTGCAGCTTACATGCCGATGAGTCCAGCGACGACAGCTCATTCCCATTCTCGTGCATCGTCTCTCGTGGAGGAGACAAATGTTTTACCTGATGGTTATGTTCCAATGGCGCGTGTTGGCGATGATGGTTATGTAGATATGGATCCATCGACCAGTCATAATGGTCATTTCCCAGATGACATGTCACAACACGGTGGTAGCAGTTGCTCCGTAACTTCCGGCACACCTAGTACAGATTTACGTTTCTCCGAATATCACTTAGATAAAGTAACCAGCTTCCTTGCACCAGGGGAAGATCTGCAAGCTAGACCAACTAGGGCATATTCAGTTGGATCTAGACCAGAACCGACTAATAAGCATCGTAAAAATAG aTTAGATATTACTCAGCAGGAAGCAAGTAGAGTGAGAGCATTCTCTGTAGGCAGTCGTTCAAAGAGACCCGAACTTTGCAGATTAGCTAATATAGTTACGACTCCTTTGCCATCTAGTTCGGATAATTCCAattcaaataaatcaaattcaGCACCCTTATTATCCAGTTCTTGGGGTCATAATTCTGGTTGTTCTGGTGCCTCCGAGCGAATGGAAGATCTTATGGAGTTAGACTTTACGAGACAAAGCGTTCCAGctactctttcttctccccCTTCTTCTTATTCACAGTCACAATCACAATCACAATCATATTCTACTGCCACCACCGATACTAGTTCCTACGTCGATATGTCTCCTGGACAACCGCCTACATCGACCACTGCCTCGTACGTCGACATGAGCGGCTTAAATAAG atcaatcgtaataataacaataattctaTCACTGCCAATCAGAACCATAGTCACATTCATGTATCATCTTCGGCTTCTACACACAAACCCGTCATCACGACCTTAAAACCGGTGGAAGAAGCAGAGggtttatatatgaaaatggaCGGTAATATGGAGGATTGGTCACTATCAGGCGCAAGTCCCAAACAAATTCCATCTCCTATGCAGGAAGACTGCATTCAAACGAACGGTCCACCAG GCGGTGCAAGAACAGCTCCTGTTGATTTACCTCAGCCTAGACGACCTCCTGAAGGATACGTAGAAATGTCTTTTAAGGCTAGGCCAAGTTTAGAAcaagattatattaatataagtatGGGCATGATTGGACGGAACAACCGAAGAGTACGGGTCAATAGTCGCAAGGAAAAATCACGTTCTCAGCCAATCGCCATTCAAGCTGGAAGTAAACCGTCAAAAACTCCCAGTTTCTTACCTCTTAATGGCAGCCCAACATCGGAAAGTCTAGCGAGTACACCAGCTTCTCCTCCACGCGCTACGCCTACTGGCTCATCGGCTactatttttcccttttctttgaATAGTCCTCAATCTCCTATAAAACCATTTACGCAAAAACCTGATGACTCTTCAAGGATGGATATGAATGACTCGAAGAATAATGATTATGATACGACGATTGATAATACGATGAAAAAAGTTAACAACGTTAATACTGTTTCGATGGCGGATACAAATAATTCACTATCAAAAATCATTAACGACGAACCACCTAGTCCTAGCACAGATCCAACACGGATTATATCAAACTCGTTATCATCACAAGAATGCTCGTTGAGctcattaacaaaaaaatttgccGATCTTACGGTATCGAAGCCACGATTAGTTACTGCGTCACCTAATACTAGTCCGACGTTATCAAGTTTTAAAACTGCTGTGTTGCAACAAAAATCATCATCGCCAAAATTCATTGACGAAACGCCGATACAAACGCCCACGTCTACTCCAACTCCCACGCCTAGTCCTCTGGATAATGAGGGTTACGAGAAACTACAACCTGGTGCAACTGTTTTGCATTATGCTAGCTTGGATCTACCAGAACTTGCTAACGTGGCACCCGTATCGCCCGCATCTGTTCAGGAAGGTTTCAGTTATGCCGAGATTGACTTTACAAAACTGAAACAAAATTAA
- the LOC127061504 gene encoding insulin receptor substrate 1 isoform X3 — MSSGNRGLVSPSGGPIVCCGHLKKLKTLKKKYFILRGEAPGYPACLEYYDSKKKFESKQSPKRSILLHSCFNINKRVDTKHKHVIALYTKDECFCLILDNEKELNEWLKAMLLLQSGDVPDGEQPRPTFEHVWQVTMQKKGLGERKNINGPYRLCLTDRTLSLVKIGAQGNSDSIEFSLICIRRCGYMERIFYMEVGRSAVTGGGEFWMEAEDNNIAHNMHAAILNAMSNSNTCKDEVGPRQRMRSSSANEASKPISVLQRRHTGQKLHSFSPLAVAGTGAGTAGIASINVNCATATRRRHSVASHPHSVNNSQSAHVTTSTTTTTTTITITTTATATTTTTTAIISHQRTLSLPLAAVIINQTQSSKRSVLRCTTGRDRCDSLPSRARTTSECHPGTVVLSHPRSSHFISHVPRPHSMYGRGLSYSPPVSSMPISPASGACSTDSAGSSLSMEDGGENILEEGTGSRYGHSLTPDEPVILEENGDDYAPWSTTHSHHKYSSNFKSHSPSQQSSYVEMYSPCGSSPGRSAAYMPMSPATTAHSHSRASSLVEETNVLPDGYVPMARVGDDGYVDMDPSTSHNGHFPDDMSQHGGSSCSVTSGTPSTDLRFSEYHLDKVTSFLAPGEDLQARPTRAYSVGSRPEPTNKHRKNRLDITQQEASRVRAFSVGSRSKRPELCRLANIVTTPLPSSSDNSNSNKSNSAPLLSSSWGHNSGCSGASERMEDLMELDFTRQSVPATLSSPPSSYSQSQSQSQSYSTATTDTSSYVDMSPGQPPTSTTASYVDMSGLNKINRNNNNNSITANQNHSHIHVSSSASTHKPVITTLKPVEEAEGLYMKMDGNMEDWSLSGASPKQIPSPMQEDCIQTNGPPGGARTAPVDLPQPRRPPEGYVEMSFKARPSLEQDYINISMGMIGRNNRRVRVNSRKEKSRSQPIAIQAGSKPSKTPSFLPLNGSPTSESLASTPASPPRATPTGSSATIFPFSLNSPQSPIKPFTQKPDDSSRMDMNDSKNNDYDTTIDNTMKKVNNVNTVSMADTNNSLSKIINDEPPSPSTDPTRIISNSLSSQECSLSSLTKKFADLTVSKPRLVTASPNTSPTLSSFKTAVLQQKSSSPKFIDETPIQTPTSTPTPTPSPLDNEGYEKLQPGATVLHYASLDLPELANVAPVSPASVQEGFSYAEIDFTKLKQN, encoded by the exons ATGTCTTCGGGCAACAGAGGTTTGGTCTCCCCCTCAGGTGGGCCAATTGTATGCTGCGGACATTTGAAAAAGCTGAAAACCTTGAAGAAGAAGTATTTTATCTTGAGGGGCGAGGCACCGGGATATCCCGCTTGTTTGGAATATTATGACAGCAAGAAGAAGTTCGAAAGCAAGCAGTCGCCTAAACGCAGCATCCTGCTGCACAGCTGCTTCAATATCAACAAGCGCGTCGACACGAAGCACAAGCACGTCATAGCGTTGTACACGAAGGACGAATGCTTTTGTTTGATTCTCGACAACGAAAAGGAACTGAATGAGTGGTTAAAAGCAATGCTGCTCCTCCAGAGCGGCGATGTTCCCGACGGAGAACAGCCTCGCCCCACGTTCg AACATGTGTGGCAAGTTACTATGCAGAAGAAAGGACTtggagaacgaaaaaatatcaatggaCCGTATAGGTTATGTCTCACAGATCGCACTCTAAGTCTAGTAAAAATTGGAGCCCAAGGCAACTCCGATTCCATTGAATTCTCT TTAATCTGCATCAGGCGGTGCGGTTATATGGAACGCATCTTTTATATGGAAGTTGGTCGATCCGCAGTGACGGGAGGTGGTGAATTTTGGATGGAAGCTGAAGATAATAACATTGCGCACAATATGCATGCTGCAATATTAAATGCAATGAGTAATTCCAATACCTGTAAAGACGAGGTTGGGCCTCGTCAAAGGATGCGTAGTTCCTCTGCAAACGAAGCTAGTAAACCCATCTCTGTGCTTCAACGACGGCATACAGGGCAAAAACTTCATAGCTTCTCGCCTCTAG CCGTTGCCGGTACCGGGGCTGGGACTGCTGGGATTGCCTCGATTAATGTCAACTGTGCCACTGCTACTAGACGTCGTCATTCGGTAGCAAGTCATCCCCATTCCGTCAATAATTCCCAATCCGCTCATGTCACAACAAGTACAACTACTACAACGACAACCATCACCATTACAACGACCGCCACCGCAACCACTACAACCACAACCGCAATAATATCCCATCAGAGAACCCTGTCGCTGCCCTTAGCTGCTGTTATTATCAATCAAACGCAATCATCCAAAAGATCTGTTTTACGCT GTACCACCGGACGTGACAGATGCGACAGTTTGCCATCAAGAGCTCGGACAACGAGCGAATGTCATCCAGGCACGGTTGTTTTGAGTCATCCTAGAAGTTCTCATTTCATATCTCACGTACCAAGACCTCACTCTATGTATGGACGAGGTCTATCTTATTCTCCGCCAGTTTCTTCGATGCCGATCAGTCCAGCCTCAGGAGCATGCTCGACCGATTCAGCTgggtcttctctttctatggaGGATGGTGGTGAAAATATCTTAGAAGAAGGTACCGGTTCGAGATACGGTCATTCTTTGACTCCTGACGAGCCGGTTATTTTAGAAGAGAATGGTGACGATTATGCTCCGTGGTCTACGACGCATTCGCACCATAAATACTCGTCAAACTTTAAATCTCATTCTCCATCACAG CAGAGTTCCTATGTAGAAATGTATAGTCCTTGTGGTTCGAGTCCTGGACGTAGTGCAGCTTACATGCCGATGAGTCCAGCGACGACAGCTCATTCCCATTCTCGTGCATCGTCTCTCGTGGAGGAGACAAATGTTTTACCTGATGGTTATGTTCCAATGGCGCGTGTTGGCGATGATGGTTATGTAGATATGGATCCATCGACCAGTCATAATGGTCATTTCCCAGATGACATGTCACAACACGGTGGTAGCAGTTGCTCCGTAACTTCCGGCACACCTAGTACAGATTTACGTTTCTCCGAATATCACTTAGATAAAGTAACCAGCTTCCTTGCACCAGGGGAAGATCTGCAAGCTAGACCAACTAGGGCATATTCAGTTGGATCTAGACCAGAACCGACTAATAAGCATCGTAAAAATAG aTTAGATATTACTCAGCAGGAAGCAAGTAGAGTGAGAGCATTCTCTGTAGGCAGTCGTTCAAAGAGACCCGAACTTTGCAGATTAGCTAATATAGTTACGACTCCTTTGCCATCTAGTTCGGATAATTCCAattcaaataaatcaaattcaGCACCCTTATTATCCAGTTCTTGGGGTCATAATTCTGGTTGTTCTGGTGCCTCCGAGCGAATGGAAGATCTTATGGAGTTAGACTTTACGAGACAAAGCGTTCCAGctactctttcttctccccCTTCTTCTTATTCACAGTCACAATCACAATCACAATCATATTCTACTGCCACCACCGATACTAGTTCCTACGTCGATATGTCTCCTGGACAACCGCCTACATCGACCACTGCCTCGTACGTCGACATGAGCGGCTTAAATAAG atcaatcgtaataataacaataattctaTCACTGCCAATCAGAACCATAGTCACATTCATGTATCATCTTCGGCTTCTACACACAAACCCGTCATCACGACCTTAAAACCGGTGGAAGAAGCAGAGggtttatatatgaaaatggaCGGTAATATGGAGGATTGGTCACTATCAGGCGCAAGTCCCAAACAAATTCCATCTCCTATGCAGGAAGACTGCATTCAAACGAACGGTCCACCAG GCGGTGCAAGAACAGCTCCTGTTGATTTACCTCAGCCTAGACGACCTCCTGAAGGATACGTAGAAATGTCTTTTAAGGCTAGGCCAAGTTTAGAAcaagattatattaatataagtatGGGCATGATTGGACGGAACAACCGAAGAGTACGGGTCAATAGTCGCAAGGAAAAATCACGTTCTCAGCCAATCGCCATTCAAGCTGGAAGTAAACCGTCAAAAACTCCCAGTTTCTTACCTCTTAATGGCAGCCCAACATCGGAAAGTCTAGCGAGTACACCAGCTTCTCCTCCACGCGCTACGCCTACTGGCTCATCGGCTactatttttcccttttctttgaATAGTCCTCAATCTCCTATAAAACCATTTACGCAAAAACCTGATGACTCTTCAAGGATGGATATGAATGACTCGAAGAATAATGATTATGATACGACGATTGATAATACGATGAAAAAAGTTAACAACGTTAATACTGTTTCGATGGCGGATACAAATAATTCACTATCAAAAATCATTAACGACGAACCACCTAGTCCTAGCACAGATCCAACACGGATTATATCAAACTCGTTATCATCACAAGAATGCTCGTTGAGctcattaacaaaaaaatttgccGATCTTACGGTATCGAAGCCACGATTAGTTACTGCGTCACCTAATACTAGTCCGACGTTATCAAGTTTTAAAACTGCTGTGTTGCAACAAAAATCATCATCGCCAAAATTCATTGACGAAACGCCGATACAAACGCCCACGTCTACTCCAACTCCCACGCCTAGTCCTCTGGATAATGAGGGTTACGAGAAACTACAACCTGGTGCAACTGTTTTGCATTATGCTAGCTTGGATCTACCAGAACTTGCTAACGTGGCACCCGTATCGCCCGCATCTGTTCAGGAAGGTTTCAGTTATGCCGAGATTGACTTTACAAAACTGAAACAAAATTAA
- the LOC127061504 gene encoding insulin receptor substrate 2 isoform X2 has translation MSSGNRGLVSPSGGPIVCCGHLKKLKTLKKKYFILRGEAPGYPACLEYYDSKKKFESKQSPKRSILLHSCFNINKRVDTKHKHVIALYTKDECFCLILDNEKELNEWLKAMLLLQSGDVPDGEQPRPTFEHVWQVTMQKKGLGERKNINGPYRLCLTDRTLSLVKIGAQGNSDSIEFSLICIRRCGYMERIFYMEVGRSAVTGGGEFWMEAEDNNIAHNMHAAILNAMSNSNTCKDEVGPRQRMRSSSANEASKPISVLQRRHTGQKLHSFSPLEEQRTCKEQVDPLQEQTTTASAPAQCSQSQSTSSNTFTAVAGTGAGTAGIASINVNCATATRRRHSVASHPHSVNNSQSAHVTTSTTTTTTTITITTTATATTTTTTAIISHQRTLSLPLAAVIINQTQSSKRSVLRCTTGRDRCDSLPSRARTTSECHPGTVVLSHPRSSHFISHVPRPHSMYGRGLSYSPPVSSMPISPASGACSTDSAGSSLSMEDGGENILEEGTGSRYGHSLTPDEPVILEENGDDYAPWSTTHSHHKYSSNFKSHSPSQSSYVEMYSPCGSSPGRSAAYMPMSPATTAHSHSRASSLVEETNVLPDGYVPMARVGDDGYVDMDPSTSHNGHFPDDMSQHGGSSCSVTSGTPSTDLRFSEYHLDKVTSFLAPGEDLQARPTRAYSVGSRPEPTNKHRKNRLDITQQEASRVRAFSVGSRSKRPELCRLANIVTTPLPSSSDNSNSNKSNSAPLLSSSWGHNSGCSGASERMEDLMELDFTRQSVPATLSSPPSSYSQSQSQSQSYSTATTDTSSYVDMSPGQPPTSTTASYVDMSGLNKINRNNNNNSITANQNHSHIHVSSSASTHKPVITTLKPVEEAEGLYMKMDGNMEDWSLSGASPKQIPSPMQEDCIQTNGPPGGARTAPVDLPQPRRPPEGYVEMSFKARPSLEQDYINISMGMIGRNNRRVRVNSRKEKSRSQPIAIQAGSKPSKTPSFLPLNGSPTSESLASTPASPPRATPTGSSATIFPFSLNSPQSPIKPFTQKPDDSSRMDMNDSKNNDYDTTIDNTMKKVNNVNTVSMADTNNSLSKIINDEPPSPSTDPTRIISNSLSSQECSLSSLTKKFADLTVSKPRLVTASPNTSPTLSSFKTAVLQQKSSSPKFIDETPIQTPTSTPTPTPSPLDNEGYEKLQPGATVLHYASLDLPELANVAPVSPASVQEGFSYAEIDFTKLKQN, from the exons ATGTCTTCGGGCAACAGAGGTTTGGTCTCCCCCTCAGGTGGGCCAATTGTATGCTGCGGACATTTGAAAAAGCTGAAAACCTTGAAGAAGAAGTATTTTATCTTGAGGGGCGAGGCACCGGGATATCCCGCTTGTTTGGAATATTATGACAGCAAGAAGAAGTTCGAAAGCAAGCAGTCGCCTAAACGCAGCATCCTGCTGCACAGCTGCTTCAATATCAACAAGCGCGTCGACACGAAGCACAAGCACGTCATAGCGTTGTACACGAAGGACGAATGCTTTTGTTTGATTCTCGACAACGAAAAGGAACTGAATGAGTGGTTAAAAGCAATGCTGCTCCTCCAGAGCGGCGATGTTCCCGACGGAGAACAGCCTCGCCCCACGTTCg AACATGTGTGGCAAGTTACTATGCAGAAGAAAGGACTtggagaacgaaaaaatatcaatggaCCGTATAGGTTATGTCTCACAGATCGCACTCTAAGTCTAGTAAAAATTGGAGCCCAAGGCAACTCCGATTCCATTGAATTCTCT TTAATCTGCATCAGGCGGTGCGGTTATATGGAACGCATCTTTTATATGGAAGTTGGTCGATCCGCAGTGACGGGAGGTGGTGAATTTTGGATGGAAGCTGAAGATAATAACATTGCGCACAATATGCATGCTGCAATATTAAATGCAATGAGTAATTCCAATACCTGTAAAGACGAGGTTGGGCCTCGTCAAAGGATGCGTAGTTCCTCTGCAAACGAAGCTAGTAAACCCATCTCTGTGCTTCAACGACGGCATACAGGGCAAAAACTTCATAGCTTCTCGCCTCTAG AGGAACAAAGGACGTGCAAGGAACAGGTGGATCCGTTGCAGGAACAGACCACTACTGCCTCTGCCCCCGCACAGTGTAGTCAATCTCAGAGTACTTCTTCCAATACATTCACGG CCGTTGCCGGTACCGGGGCTGGGACTGCTGGGATTGCCTCGATTAATGTCAACTGTGCCACTGCTACTAGACGTCGTCATTCGGTAGCAAGTCATCCCCATTCCGTCAATAATTCCCAATCCGCTCATGTCACAACAAGTACAACTACTACAACGACAACCATCACCATTACAACGACCGCCACCGCAACCACTACAACCACAACCGCAATAATATCCCATCAGAGAACCCTGTCGCTGCCCTTAGCTGCTGTTATTATCAATCAAACGCAATCATCCAAAAGATCTGTTTTACGCT GTACCACCGGACGTGACAGATGCGACAGTTTGCCATCAAGAGCTCGGACAACGAGCGAATGTCATCCAGGCACGGTTGTTTTGAGTCATCCTAGAAGTTCTCATTTCATATCTCACGTACCAAGACCTCACTCTATGTATGGACGAGGTCTATCTTATTCTCCGCCAGTTTCTTCGATGCCGATCAGTCCAGCCTCAGGAGCATGCTCGACCGATTCAGCTgggtcttctctttctatggaGGATGGTGGTGAAAATATCTTAGAAGAAGGTACCGGTTCGAGATACGGTCATTCTTTGACTCCTGACGAGCCGGTTATTTTAGAAGAGAATGGTGACGATTATGCTCCGTGGTCTACGACGCATTCGCACCATAAATACTCGTCAAACTTTAAATCTCATTCTCCATCACAG AGTTCCTATGTAGAAATGTATAGTCCTTGTGGTTCGAGTCCTGGACGTAGTGCAGCTTACATGCCGATGAGTCCAGCGACGACAGCTCATTCCCATTCTCGTGCATCGTCTCTCGTGGAGGAGACAAATGTTTTACCTGATGGTTATGTTCCAATGGCGCGTGTTGGCGATGATGGTTATGTAGATATGGATCCATCGACCAGTCATAATGGTCATTTCCCAGATGACATGTCACAACACGGTGGTAGCAGTTGCTCCGTAACTTCCGGCACACCTAGTACAGATTTACGTTTCTCCGAATATCACTTAGATAAAGTAACCAGCTTCCTTGCACCAGGGGAAGATCTGCAAGCTAGACCAACTAGGGCATATTCAGTTGGATCTAGACCAGAACCGACTAATAAGCATCGTAAAAATAG aTTAGATATTACTCAGCAGGAAGCAAGTAGAGTGAGAGCATTCTCTGTAGGCAGTCGTTCAAAGAGACCCGAACTTTGCAGATTAGCTAATATAGTTACGACTCCTTTGCCATCTAGTTCGGATAATTCCAattcaaataaatcaaattcaGCACCCTTATTATCCAGTTCTTGGGGTCATAATTCTGGTTGTTCTGGTGCCTCCGAGCGAATGGAAGATCTTATGGAGTTAGACTTTACGAGACAAAGCGTTCCAGctactctttcttctccccCTTCTTCTTATTCACAGTCACAATCACAATCACAATCATATTCTACTGCCACCACCGATACTAGTTCCTACGTCGATATGTCTCCTGGACAACCGCCTACATCGACCACTGCCTCGTACGTCGACATGAGCGGCTTAAATAAG atcaatcgtaataataacaataattctaTCACTGCCAATCAGAACCATAGTCACATTCATGTATCATCTTCGGCTTCTACACACAAACCCGTCATCACGACCTTAAAACCGGTGGAAGAAGCAGAGggtttatatatgaaaatggaCGGTAATATGGAGGATTGGTCACTATCAGGCGCAAGTCCCAAACAAATTCCATCTCCTATGCAGGAAGACTGCATTCAAACGAACGGTCCACCAG GCGGTGCAAGAACAGCTCCTGTTGATTTACCTCAGCCTAGACGACCTCCTGAAGGATACGTAGAAATGTCTTTTAAGGCTAGGCCAAGTTTAGAAcaagattatattaatataagtatGGGCATGATTGGACGGAACAACCGAAGAGTACGGGTCAATAGTCGCAAGGAAAAATCACGTTCTCAGCCAATCGCCATTCAAGCTGGAAGTAAACCGTCAAAAACTCCCAGTTTCTTACCTCTTAATGGCAGCCCAACATCGGAAAGTCTAGCGAGTACACCAGCTTCTCCTCCACGCGCTACGCCTACTGGCTCATCGGCTactatttttcccttttctttgaATAGTCCTCAATCTCCTATAAAACCATTTACGCAAAAACCTGATGACTCTTCAAGGATGGATATGAATGACTCGAAGAATAATGATTATGATACGACGATTGATAATACGATGAAAAAAGTTAACAACGTTAATACTGTTTCGATGGCGGATACAAATAATTCACTATCAAAAATCATTAACGACGAACCACCTAGTCCTAGCACAGATCCAACACGGATTATATCAAACTCGTTATCATCACAAGAATGCTCGTTGAGctcattaacaaaaaaatttgccGATCTTACGGTATCGAAGCCACGATTAGTTACTGCGTCACCTAATACTAGTCCGACGTTATCAAGTTTTAAAACTGCTGTGTTGCAACAAAAATCATCATCGCCAAAATTCATTGACGAAACGCCGATACAAACGCCCACGTCTACTCCAACTCCCACGCCTAGTCCTCTGGATAATGAGGGTTACGAGAAACTACAACCTGGTGCAACTGTTTTGCATTATGCTAGCTTGGATCTACCAGAACTTGCTAACGTGGCACCCGTATCGCCCGCATCTGTTCAGGAAGGTTTCAGTTATGCCGAGATTGACTTTACAAAACTGAAACAAAATTAA